The following nucleotide sequence is from Paenibacillus odorifer.
AGCATTCTCCTCCAATTGTTCCAGCGTGCGGAGCAATGACGCCTTCGAGGGATTGGGTTCGGTTTCATCCTCCACTGCGGAGCAGCTTTCGATTAGTTGCTGGAGCTGAGCCTCCAGGCATTTATCCATCAGATCGTATTTGTCCGCATAATGGGAATAAATCGTTCCGCGGTTTACATCAGCACGCTCTGCGATTTCGTTGATCGTTATTTTTTCAAAATCTTTTTCAGCCATCAGTTGAATTAATGCATTCATGATGGCTGTTTGGTTTTTTTTAATTCTTCTATCCATGATAAGACTCCCTTTTTATTAAACAATG
It contains:
- a CDS encoding TetR/AcrR family transcriptional regulator, with translation MDRRIKKNQTAIMNALIQLMAEKDFEKITINEIAERADVNRGTIYSHYADKYDLMDKCLEAQLQQLIESCSAVEDETEPNPSKASLLRTLEQLEENALFYKTLLRNKALLSFRNQLQEMINEQIKVQFLENNFNLDELSKDISVQFLSSATVGVIEWWFTHSNPCSAKEITEKLWSMLDLNLQMIRSQA